A single region of the Ignavibacteria bacterium genome encodes:
- a CDS encoding efflux RND transporter periplasmic adaptor subunit, translating to MKKIKYFLVLLIPVALIITGAIFLNKTEDSAKKTVISGMVEARDIDVASKIAGRISEIYFEEGAIVQEGDLLATIKSKELDAKVGQAENLKNAAKAKYKMALNGARPEEKEAVEKLYNQARFQFDLASKTWTRMQNLYGEQLISAQERDVYEFQYKAAEEQMLAAKAKYDLVLAGARPEEQEMAKSSFMQAESGVSEVMAYREELSIKAPVSGELKKKIVDVGEIASAGYPVFTILDLSDVWVTLQLKETMLEGVKKGGVMKGKIPALGNKEYEFEVFYIAAMGEFANWRPTNQKADFEVRTFEVRVRPKDKSIKLRPGMSVNFEM from the coding sequence ATGAAAAAGATAAAGTATTTCCTGGTTCTTCTTATTCCCGTTGCACTGATAATTACAGGAGCGATATTTCTGAATAAAACTGAAGATTCTGCAAAGAAGACTGTAATATCGGGGATGGTGGAAGCAAGGGACATAGATGTGGCTTCAAAAATAGCAGGCAGAATAAGTGAAATTTATTTTGAGGAAGGAGCCATTGTTCAAGAGGGGGATCTTCTGGCAACAATTAAAAGCAAGGAACTTGATGCAAAAGTTGGTCAGGCAGAAAATCTCAAGAATGCAGCCAAGGCAAAATATAAAATGGCTTTGAATGGTGCAAGACCCGAGGAGAAGGAAGCCGTCGAAAAACTATATAATCAGGCGCGCTTTCAGTTTGATCTGGCATCGAAAACATGGACCAGAATGCAGAACCTCTACGGGGAACAGTTGATTTCTGCTCAGGAGAGGGATGTCTATGAGTTTCAGTACAAAGCCGCAGAAGAACAGATGCTCGCAGCAAAGGCGAAATATGACCTCGTCCTCGCAGGTGCAAGACCCGAGGAGCAGGAGATGGCAAAGAGCAGTTTTATGCAGGCGGAGAGCGGAGTAAGTGAAGTGATGGCATACAGGGAAGAGTTGAGCATTAAAGCTCCCGTTTCAGGAGAACTGAAAAAGAAAATTGTGGATGTTGGAGAAATAGCCTCAGCGGGCTATCCCGTTTTCACTATTCTCGATTTGAGTGATGTCTGGGTTACACTTCAACTAAAGGAAACCATGCTAGAGGGAGTGAAAAAAGGCGGTGTAATGAAAGGGAAAATTCCGGCTTTGGGTAATAAAGAGTATGAATTCGAGGTCTTTTATATTGCAGCTATGGGTGAATTTGCAAACTGGAGACCAACAAATCAAAAAGCGGATTTTGAGGTTAGAACTTTTGAAGTAAGAGTAAGACCGAAGGATAAATCGATAAAACTCAGACCCGGAATGAGCGTAAACTTCGAAATGTGA